The nucleotide window GGGGTGGAGACACGATCTTCGTTCCTCTTTCAGCTTTGCAAGGTGAAGGTATCGATGATTTAGTCGAAATGATTAATCTTGTTGCTGAAGTGGAAGAATTGAAGGCCAACCCTGAACAGACTGCTTCTGGTACTGTCATTGAAGCACAGCTAGAAAAAGGTCGAGGAAGCGTAGCAACTTTCTTAGTTCAAAACGGAACTCTGAAAATTGGCGATTCTCTAGTAGTTGGAACCACATATGGACGGGTGCGTGCTATGGTCAATGATTTAGGGAAGCGTGTGACTGAGGCTGGACCGTCAACCCCGGTCGAAGTGACTGGTTTGAATGGAGTTCCACATGCTGGCGATCGTTTTGTCGTATTTACTGACGAAAAACAAGCGAAGCAAATCGCTGACCTTCGTTCTCAAAAGCAGGTTGAAGAAGACCGTGGTTCTTCTGCAAAAGTTAATTTGGATGACTTGTTTGAGCAAATCAAACAAGGTGAAATGAAAGAAATTAATGTTATCGTTAAAGCAGATGTCCAAGGTTCTGTGGAGGCAGTTGCTGCTTCATTACAAAAGATTGAAGTAGAAGGCGTTAATATTAAAATCATCCACACAGGTGTCGGAGCTATAACTGAGTCTGATATTATTTTAGCGGCAGCTTCAAATGCTGTTGTTATCGGGTTTAACGTACGCCCAGATGGAAATGCTAAGCGTACAGCTGAAACAGAAAATATTGACATCCGTTTACACCGCGTAATTTATAAAGCAATTGAAGAAATTGAAGCGGCAATGAAAGGAATGCTTGACCCTGAGTATGAAGAAAAAGTTATTGGTCAAGCTGAAGTAAGAGAGACATTCAAAGTATCTAAGATCGGTACAATTGCTGGCTCATATGTAATTGAAGGTAAAATTTCTCGTAACGCTGGAGTACGCATCATTCGTAATGGAGTAGTTCAGTTCGAAGGGGAAATTGATACTCTCAAGCGCTTTAAGGACGATGCTAAAGAAGTACAAACGAATTATGAGTGTGGTATTACAATCAAAAACTTCAACGATATTAAAGAAGGAGATATCATTGAAGCGTTTGTAATGGAAGAAATTGAACGCACATGATCGGTTACCTCTATGTCGAGTGCATGATTTACGATGTGCAATCGTTGAAGAGTAAGCGGTCAGTGGTAAAGCAAACCGTTCATTCCATTCAAAATCGATACAATGTCAGTATTACAGAAATTGATTACCATGATATTTGGCAAAGGACAGCTTTTGGAATTGCGACAGTATCGACTCAGAAAGTAATGGCTGAGAAAATATTACAAGATGTCCTGGCTCAAATTGAAGGTAGAACTGATTTGGAAGTGACAATTATTGAATATGAATGGCTTTGATGGAAAGAGACACGCTGAGGTGATCATTGATGAATAATATTCGTGCAAACCGAATAGCGGAACAAATGAAAAAAGAACTTGGAGATATCCTATCCCGTAAAATAAAAGATCCAAGAGTTGGTTTTGTGACGGTCACGGGTGTTGAAGTAACTGGTGACCTTCAACAAGCAAAAGTTTTCATTTCTATTTTTGGAGACGAAGAGAAAAAAGAGGAAACACTTGTTGGTTTGGCAAAATCAAAAGGTTTCATCCGTTCAGAAATCGGTAAGAGAATAAGACTTAGAAAAACTCCTGAAATCACGTTTGAAATAGATGAAGCGATCGAGCGAGGTAATAAAATCGAGCGTATCATCCAAGACCTGAATGAAGAGTAAATCGAGTCGAATAATGAAATTGTGCAACCTCTGCGATGACGAATATGTTATTTCAGAGGTTGTAAAATTATTTTAGCCTGTAAGAAAATATAAAATGTGGGCGTTAAATTGTCTAGCTCCAGTCACTAAGTTTCTATCAGGGAACTTGCGCTTTTCTTATGGTACATACAAGTAAATCGTTTGAGACTTTTTGATCTTAGTTCTAA belongs to Halalkalibacillus sediminis and includes:
- the rbfA gene encoding 30S ribosome-binding factor RbfA, with protein sequence MNNIRANRIAEQMKKELGDILSRKIKDPRVGFVTVTGVEVTGDLQQAKVFISIFGDEEKKEETLVGLAKSKGFIRSEIGKRIRLRKTPEITFEIDEAIERGNKIERIIQDLNEE
- a CDS encoding DUF503 domain-containing protein; translation: MIGYLYVECMIYDVQSLKSKRSVVKQTVHSIQNRYNVSITEIDYHDIWQRTAFGIATVSTQKVMAEKILQDVLAQIEGRTDLEVTIIEYEWL